The Alkalihalophilus pseudofirmus nucleotide sequence ATGTCTCCATTTCAATCTCCCCCAATATCTGATAGTGATTTTGAATGTTCTGATTGTTAGATTTTCTGTTATGTAGTATTTTATTATTGACTGATTGATATGAACAATATGAAGTTTAGATAAAATTAATGCCGAATTGAGATCAATTAATAATGGAGTGGGTAAATTGGAATTAAGACAAATCAAATATTTTATTGAAGTGGCAAAACGAGAACATATGACAGAGGCTGCAGATGCCTTGCATGTCGCACAATCGGCAGTCAGCAGACAAATCTCAAATTTAGAAGAAGAATTGGGAGTCAAGCTATTTATTAGAGAAGGAAGAAGAGTAAAAGTAACCCCAATTGGACGTCTATTTTTAGAGCGGATGAATCAGGCGATGAACGTGATTGACAATGCTAAATTAGAAGTTGAAGAATATTTAGACCCAGAACAAGGAACAATTCGCATTGCTTTTCCGATTAGCATGGCTGCATATACATTGCCAACGGCTGTGGTAGCCTTCAGAAAGCAATATCCGAAGGTGAAATTCAAATTAAAGCAAGCAACATATCTTGAACTAATTAACGGGGTAGTGAATGGAGATTTTAATATGGCTTTGATTGGGCCTGTACCGAGAAATGAACCTAAACTTAAAAGCGAGATCTTATTTACAGAAAAAATTGTCGCTCTAGTTCCTATACACCATCCATTCGCAAACTATAAGAGCTTAATGCTAAGAGAGCTTAAAGAGGAATCCATTATTTTATTACCTGAAGGATATATTTTAAGAGACATAATTGTTAAGGCTTGCGAGAGTCAAGGCTTTACTCCTGAAGTGTCATTTGAAGGTGATGATATTGATGCATTAAAAGGGCTTGCCGCAGCAGGTCTCGGCATAACATTGATTCCAGAAATTACGTTAATGGACCATGTCCCTCCTTCAACGGTAAG carries:
- a CDS encoding LysR family transcriptional regulator — encoded protein: MELRQIKYFIEVAKREHMTEAADALHVAQSAVSRQISNLEEELGVKLFIREGRRVKVTPIGRLFLERMNQAMNVIDNAKLEVEEYLDPEQGTIRIAFPISMAAYTLPTAVVAFRKQYPKVKFKLKQATYLELINGVVNGDFNMALIGPVPRNEPKLKSEILFTEKIVALVPIHHPFANYKSLMLRELKEESIILLPEGYILRDIIVKACESQGFTPEVSFEGDDIDALKGLAAAGLGITLIPEITLMDHVPPSTVRVPVEEPMIPRTVGVIIPGERPLLPAEELFYQFLKKIFTRLDRFQN